The Vitis vinifera cultivar Pinot Noir 40024 chromosome 18, ASM3070453v1 region TTGATGTCATTTCAGCGCAAGGGTTATAGTGATAAACGTGGGTGGAGTTTCCGGAAGAGATCTGCCAGGCATCGAGTTCTAAGCAACACTGTGGTTTCAGAAATTCCTTCTTCTGGGAATAAGGAGAGCCCAGAATCTGCGGCtattaactttcaaacaccaGTTGACTCTACCATACCCGAGAAAACTTCTGTTCCGCAATGGGCAGATGAGAAACCCCAGTTATCGACTTCATTTAACTCAAAAGCATCCGAGACTGTTGTTGCTTCAGAGAATGAAAGTAAGGTTGATGTCAATGTGGATGAGTCTGCTGCTATTGCAATTCAGGCCGCTGTCAGAGGATTCTTGGTACATTTTCAACCTAAATGTTACCTTTGTGGAAGTTCTGGTGAATGGCCCTCTAACTTATCCTTTTGTCTAATATATTGCCAGGCTCAAAGAGCACTCCTAAAGCTTAAGAATGTAATCAAGTTGCAAGCTGCTGTCCGGGGGCATTTGGTTCGGAGGCATGCTGTGGGAACCCTACGTGTAGTTCAGGCCATTGTTAAAATCCAAGCTCTTGTTCGTGCTCGCCGAGTTCAAGCAGGGAAGTTAGATGATCGGAAAGATAAACCTAGTTCCAAGCCCATGGTAATTGTCCTGTACTCATGCCAAACTGCTTTCAATTAACTGGGCTGAGTTCCATGATTCTTGTTTTGCCTCTAGGATTTTTGGTCTTGCATGTGTTTGATCATAGCTTGCATGCTAGCAGTCAATCTAATGCAACTCTCCTTCATTTCTTTCTGTTGGCTCCCACTCCACTGTGTGACAAGTTATAAAAAATGTCTTTACTGTTATATTCTGTACAAGCATTAGTGAGGGCTGTGTCTTGCAATTTGGAAGGCAAGAAATGAGGCATTAAGAGCTTCAAGTATGTCTGCTGTGACACTTAACCTTGTTTTCCCTTCTATTTTCAGTATAAAACCCATCAATTGGACTTTTAGAGTTTGGttctaagttaattttaattctataaatCCAATGACAATATCTTTTATCCTTCTCATCAGAATGTCATTAAATGTACTTTGTAGACATGCTGTATTTTCCTTAATACCCTGTCTAATCATCGTCTCTTGTTTcaggaaaaggaaaattcatCAGCTGACCCATCTGCAACATACACTTCTATTGACAAGCTTCTTAGCAATGGCTTTGCCCGTCAGGTGATATGATATCtttttttccattgctttgcaATTGCAATGCCGCCTAGTTATCTCACATAGCACTTCTACATACTTAAactgatatatatattttttctctcaATCAAGCTACTGGAATCAAATCCAAGAACCAAGTCTATCCACATTAAATGTGATCCTTCAAGACCTAATTCTGGATGGCAATGGTTGGAGAGGTGGATGTCTGTCTCATCATCAAATCTTGGACAACCACAGATACCAGTGTTGGAGAAAGAGGAACTGGAACATGAGAGAGTTGAGAATTCTGCTGTCCAAGTAGAAACTGGAATTACATCTGAAACAACCAGTGAGTCTGAAGATTTGAAGTCTAATGTTAGGGAAACAGCAGTGCCATCTGAAAGTGAAGAGAATTTAATCACTTATGATGCAGAGAGCTTTGACTTTCAGACATGCTGCCCTACCTCTTCTTCGGTAAAGGACAATCTTGAGCTACCTCCATCAGAGAATACAGGTGGTACATCACATGCAAAAGACTCCCCATCAGAGATAGATTTGCTCCCAAATCACACGATGCAACCAGAAGAAAAATCTCTAACAGAGTTCAATTCTGTTTCTGGTAAGTCTGAAATGGAAAGTGAACAACCCAAACGTTCTGTTAAAAGGTTTGCCTCTGAACAACTGGAGACTGAAGGGAAGAAGTTTGTATTTGGATCGAGGAAGGTGAGTAATCCTGCATTTGTTGCTGCCCAGTCAAAATTTGAAGAGCTGAGTTCTACAGCCAATTCAGGTAGATTAATCAGTCCTTCCCATCAAGATGTTGGAGTTGAATCAAACATCGAGACAGTTTCATCTGCAGCTGATACCTCAATCACGACAAAGGATCTTAACAGCGAAGATAATTCAATTCCACCTAATTCAAGGCTTCAAGTTGGTGGCTCTGAATGTGGCACTGAACTTTCTATTACTTCTACTCTTGATTCACCTGATATATCCGAAGTTGGAGCCATGGAATTTGACAATGAAGCCAAAGTCTCAGAAGAAGTGATTTGCAATCTCAACAGCACTGGAGGCCTTGATGTTGAATCCAAGGATGTGTCCACCATCGCAGTGTCTAATTTATCTGACACTATGTTGGCTCCACCAGAGAAACGTGATGCTGTTAATGGTGAACCTGTTAATTCAGTTGTAGATGTGGACTCCTCACAGGTAAAGCAGAAGCCAGAGAGAACTGCATCTGATCTGCAGATAGAACTGGACCCTCAGACAGGCCGTCAAGCATACAGGTCATCACCAGAAGCTTCTCCAAGGAGCCACATCACTGTTCCCGAGTCCCAAGGAACACCTTCCAGCCAGGTATCAGTGAAAGCTAAAAGGAGCAAAACTGATAAAAGTGGGTCCAACCAAAAGCGTGCATCTCTGTCAGCAGGTAAGAGATCCCCTTCAAATCCAAACCATGATTCTGGTG contains the following coding sequences:
- the LOC100259212 gene encoding protein IQ-DOMAIN 32 yields the protein MGRSASCFKIISCGGDSVGQDELDLAERKGYSDKRGWSFRKRSARHRVLSNTVVSEIPSSGNKESPESAAINFQTPVDSTIPEKTSVPQWADEKPQLSTSFNSKASETVVASENESKVDVNVDESAAIAIQAAVRGFLAQRALLKLKNVIKLQAAVRGHLVRRHAVGTLRVVQAIVKIQALVRARRVQAGKLDDRKDKPSSKPMEKENSSADPSATYTSIDKLLSNGFARQLLESNPRTKSIHIKCDPSRPNSGWQWLERWMSVSSSNLGQPQIPVLEKEELEHERVENSAVQVETGITSETTSESEDLKSNVRETAVPSESEENLITYDAESFDFQTCCPTSSSVKDNLELPPSENTGGTSHAKDSPSEIDLLPNHTMQPEEKSLTEFNSVSGKSEMESEQPKRSVKRFASEQLETEGKKFVFGSRKVSNPAFVAAQSKFEELSSTANSGRLISPSHQDVGVESNIETVSSAADTSITTKDLNSEDNSIPPNSRLQVGGSECGTELSITSTLDSPDISEVGAMEFDNEAKVSEEVICNLNSTGGLDVESKDVSTIAVSNLSDTMLAPPEKRDAVNGEPVNSVVDVDSSQVKQKPERTASDLQIELDPQTGRQAYRSSPEASPRSHITVPESQGTPSSQVSVKAKRSKTDKSGSNQKRASLSAGKRSPSNPNHDSGARSSMEQLPKDQKTGKRRNSFGSTRPDNVDQEPRDSSSSNSLPSYMQATESARAKLHANNSPRSSPDVQDKDIYIKKRHSLPGANGRQGSPRIQRSMSQAQQGAKGNSANPPHERKWQR